The genomic window CAAACAGAGACCCAATATCTGAATGTTTGATAGAACAATTTAATCTAGTGTGCAGTAGTCCTTGATAAGAGATAATGGTTCAAGCTTTACCTCTCCAAAACCTGGCATCTTCATGTCTGCTGCAGTCGTATAACATCCTCAAGTGGAGCTTTTCATCtacaataaaagacaaaaaatgcCCTAATCACAAAATTCAGTCTATTAGAAACAGATTGTTATGgtggttgtaaacatgtatgCTCTTTTATATCTGAGGAGTCCTCTGATATATCCAACTAAAAATGAAAAGGGCCCTCAATCCAGCATCTTTCACTCAATCTATGTAAACTGTTGTCTCCTATATCGGTTTACAAACCCTTGATGGAAACGTTATTGTTAATCTCAATGAATGGCTCATGGCTTAAGTGTACAGGTTGATCAAAATATCAGCCGAGCAATTTATCCTTCTGCAATTGCACTTTACTGTTGCCACACAatatagttgtttttttttttttcaaataatagTGAACTTTACTGAAGGTTTGTTGACTATTGCTGTaatatgtttgtgtatttactaTTCAGGCTGAACTCTGCTCAAATTAAATCGCAAGACATTTGACCCCATCTTTGGTAGTAAAATCTAAACTGAATAATACAGAAATCAGCcttggacattttttttatgtggatttactgtatgtgtttgttgtgactGAAATTCAATTCCATTTTTTTATGCAAGTACGTAAAAAGACCTTTACAATACCAAAAGGCTCTTTCCAACATTCTATTAATCTTGACAGCATCTGAACGTGTTGGCTTCATGTTTGAATGAGCTTCCTGATCACATTTGTGGGACTTAAGTGCAAGTCTCAATGGCATGCAGTCACATTAATGGATAAATAAGCACTAAATTACAACAAAGGAAGAAGTCTAACTATCAGCCAACTTCCAAGGACCTGTGCAAGCTTATGATTGATTCATGCAGGAGGCAGAGAACAACTTTAAATACCACCTGCAGAATTGCTTAAAAGTTTAACAACTGATTAAGCCAACAATGTTATGTATAACTGAAAGGAGCTATATAAAGATGGGATTGAAATTTAGCCCCAGCTGTAATAGtcttgtgtgtatatgtgctcCATCTTCTCATTTCACCCGTGTCCATTCTGACGATTTACACAGTCTTCTGTCCTCTAGGTTCCCCCCACACATGGTGCCCCCTCACCACAGTTTGCACACCACGGGCATCCCTCACCCTGCCATCGTCACACCCAATGTCAAGCAGGAatccacacacagtgacatcagcTCTCTCAACAGCTCGTGAGTAGACTTTCTCTGCCCTTTGACAAAAGTTTCAGTAGTAAATGCTCAAAAAGTTTCTCATCTTTACTGCCCCTCTGTCCCACCACAGGAAGCAGACAGACGctaaaaaggaagaagagaaaaagaagcaaCAGGTCCACATAAAGAAGCCTCTGAACGCCTTCATGCTCTACATGAAGGAGATGCGGGCCAAGGTGGTGGCTGAGTGCACACTGAAGGAAAGTGCTGCCATCAACCAGATCCTGGGGCGGAGGGTAAGTCGTAAAAAACATATTTCCTGTTTAACATTAAGGTGTAATGTGGATTTAACTTGACTGAGTCTCACTCCCCTTCTGACAGTGGCACGCCTTATCACGGGAGGAGCAGGCCAAGTACTACGAGCTGGCCAGGAAAGAGCGACAGCTCCACATGCAGCTGTACCCAGGCTGGTCAGCACGAGACAACTATGTAAGTTTTTAAGTTTACAAGTTGTAACAGCCTGTTTTTCTCCCTCGCGTACTAGGTCGCATATCGGGGATGAGTTCTTTCTTCTACTTTTATCTACCAGGCCACAGAGATGTAAAGTCTTCTGTTGTGTATATCTGAGAGCACATTGCCTTGACTTCAGCCTGCTTTGCTATGCTATAATGCCGTACACGCCATCTTCACACATGATACTTATGTTCATTCAGTCTGAAATGAACTAATGGACATTACATAAAGTCTTGAAATTCTATTCAACATAGAAAGAACTTTGTGGGAGACGCATatcttcaacaacaacaaatgtagCCTAAAGATGAGGGTATTTAAAGCAATGCACATAAATTGAAGATGAACAGCTGCCCAGAACATCCAAACAAACATGAGAAATGAATTAAAGAGGAgtctgatggatggatggttacAAAATCTCAGGGTCATTAGGACTTCTCTTGTTGTCAAGGAACCGTTTTCATCCTACAGGGCACTTTTGACCTTCTAATCACAATGTAAACCTACTCagtgaaagctgagactttaatGTGCTGTCTACTATTTTACATTCAATTGAAAGTATAAACAAGAAACTGTTATTTGCAACAAAGGCGTTTATATGGATTCTTGGTTTTGCACTGTGTACATCAGTTTCGTCCCATTTTGGGATGGAGCTGATCAGCAGATTCTTCCACGAGCAGCCCCAGAGAAATCTGTCTTCCAAATCAGAAGTGTGTCAAAATATCTAGATGttgacagagcagaggaaaataagacaaaagattacacaaagacaagaagagagcaaaaaaagactgaggagggagagatTCTGGTCTGGCCTGCAGTGGCTGATACAAACCGGAgggcaaagacagaaaaaagaatgaatgaataagtaaACACAAAGATGAGTCCTATTCTCTGTTTCATGTTTTGGGCATTCTGCAATATAATAACTAAGgttcctgtctgtgtctatttttttctttctatttttttggCGGCTAACCAACAGGggaaaaggaagaagagaaaaagggaAAAGCAGCAAGCAGAGAGCAATGGTAAGTGAGCTGCAATTATCTCTCATATTAGAAGAGCCCCATCATGTGTCAGGCAGATGTGACATCTTGCAAGATAAAAGTCAAGCTAGTTTtttgtgttatgtttgtgtgtgtgtgtgtgtgtgttattttgccTGGCTTTTTTTGGTATAGTTACGCTACCCAATGCAATATTTAAATAGTAGAGTTGCTTGTAATACCCCCTCCCTTCTCCCATTTTCCCTTGCTCTCCCTAGCTAATAACAACTGAATATGcatgacaccccccccccattctTTCCTCCCCTTATAGTCCCCTCTCACCTCCCCCCTCAGCCTCCCCCCGCCCTCTTCTGGCCCTTTAGCCTTCTGGTATTGTGATATTTGTTTTGAGAATGTGAAGTTGAAGCATTGTGAGAGCCATTAACTTTGCCAGTGTTGAGTGTGTGGCCTTGTTTTTATATTGCCTGTGCCCTGCAGATCAACTGCACtactgtactctgtgtgtgtgtgtgtgtgtgtgtgtgtgtgtgtgtgtgtgagagagagagaggctgtgcatgtgtgtgcttgttggGCTTCCCCTTGCTTGCTTCCTTGCATGCTTTTATACCAACATAAGAGAAAATCACTGACATCTTAAAATTAAGGAGGTTTGCTAATTCTGTGATTTATCCATTTTTCTGATCGTATTGTAAAGGAGCTATGCCGACTTGTTATCACTGTATTTTGCGCTCGTTTGGTGACGGATTTCTTCTTGAAGGCCTCTctatctgttcttttttttcagaacaCAGAGAATATTTTCCAAACCCTTGCCTTTCACTCCCTCCGATTACAGGTGCTAATGTCATTTTGAGTATTAAATCACtaactgtattttatttatttattccatttaaattaatgtatatttatttattccatgAATGTGCAATATGAGGCAGGTCTAAGCTTAAATTCTTCTATTTAAAATATGCAATATgctctttttttgctttgtttgctgctttcttttcttAAAATGTTTCTACTGTTTATTTGACTTCAAGCtagattatttttcatttaatttaCCTCCATTTACTGTTGCTATTTAGTTTAGAGCATTTTCACATTTTGGCAAAAATCACTATGCAGTATGCTTGAGGAACTGATGATACCAAGTTAGACAGTGAAGGATGTGATGTCAGGGTAAACCTCCTTAATCTATATGCCTCAGTAGCTGCGCTTGTGCCTTTCCTATAGACCAGCATGAGTTTGGCCTTGTCCCTCCTTTAAATGTCTACTCAGATGACGCCTGGACTCAAACACTAGTCCTCTGCTCTACTTCTGATAATGACACCATTAATGGATACAGCTAGCAGCTGTCCTGCAGCAGACCAGCCAATGCTGGTGGAAAACCATCAACTGTTTGATGCCAGGTCTAAAAGAGTAGATTCGCCTCTTCAGGCTCCAGCCTTTTTAATCCTTCCCCTGGCTAGGGCTGACTCACAACTTGCTGTTCTAGCAATCTGCTACTGCTGCCTAGTTCTACCACTTTgacctgtgtctgtgctgataACATCTAACAGTAAATTAATCCAGTCTGCATTTGCTCCATTTATATTCTCTCAACCAAATAAGCTTATCTTACTCCAGTCAGTATTTAGATTACACGGCTGAAAGTGATTGCTTCCATATTAATATCATATTTAATAATATGCATGCATTTTGATTTGTACTAATGTCTGAAACACACTGATTGTGTTCAATCCTATCTTTAAAGGCACACTTGCTTtaaggtttttcttttcttttgtttttttttttgttgttttttttcgaTGGGGGGGTTCTTGCACAGTGAGCCACTGCCAAGCTTCATAGATTCACTGTtatctgttttttctcctctttttgaTTTCTGTTCCTCGTTTTATTGGTTTTTGGTTCtattcctcctctctgctggctTCCCTTCCTTGTTGCGGCATCAGACCTGAGCGCTCCTAAGAAGTGTCGAGCGCGCTTTGGGCTCGATCAACAGAATAACTGGTGTGGCCCGTGCAGGTGTGTATGGTGTGTGCTTGCACAGGCCAGGGCCAGGTGAAGGCTGGGTAACTCTACGCTGggacttcctcctccctgccctGTTCTTATGCTGCTACCTTTCTCCTTTCTCTGCGCCACCTTCCCTGTCTGTCCTGCCAGGCTATTGTGACCTCTCAGCTTCCTCCAGCCACGCCCTGCCGGTCTATCTCTGGGTTCTCActatttgatgtttttacctGCTGTTTGGGGAAAAAGGGTGTTCACAGCAGAGTGTTTGTATGAATGATGTCTGTGCGTATGTGTTGATGATAAGATGGGGTTACAGGGGTTTCATTGCAGGAAGTACAAGTACAGTCAGAAGTAAACTGGCAGGTTGAGGCTTGGAGGATCTGGAGCCTGATGGCTTGGTCAATATGGAGGACATCCCAGTGTTGCCAGCCTAAATCTAAGCCCTGGctacatgtttttgtctgtgaaaTGACgtgtccattttctttttttctttctttttcttttcctttttttgtctctgtgtgtgtgtttgtgtctaccTCTTTGGCTAACAGATGCAAATACCCCAAAGAAGTGTCGTGCCTTGTTCGGGCTTGACCAGCTGAGTTTATGGTGCAAACCATGCAGGTATAACTGCTGTAGTACCAGTTGGGAGGAAGACATCCACAATGAGCATCTCTCTCCTTGATTATTGGCTCAGATGTCTTGCTAAAAACATGTTTCCATCAGTGTGGTAACAGATGGAAAACTCCTCAGCTTCTGCTCTTTTACTGAGAAGTTTCCTGCTCCTCTAAATTCCAGCACAGCTACTTTTTTCCTTATTGAACTCAGAATGAGCCCAGTGGCAGAAAATGGATTTCTAAATGGGACTGCCGGATAACTAAATAAACCTTTTTGTTTAAAGCTCATTGTTGTAATCTCGAGTAGAACGTCTTCTGGTTGAAATCCATTTTCTTCCCAGGCAGTGGATAATTCCCTCCCATCTTAACTGTGTCATGTATGTTCTAATTGGCTTTGAATAATAATGTTATGCTTACAAATTTAGCCCTGCTTTCTCTGAGGGCCTGCTCAGTGACACTCTTTTCTgtgccctcttcctcctccttctccacctccctcttcctccaaACTCCTCTTCAATAACCCTTACTTAGTCCCTACCTGTTGTCTTTCTGTTCTGACACAAGCAGTCTTTGAATTGGGAATATTTTCATGGTAGGTATTTGTTTCTGCTAAGTAATACCCTTCTTTGTGTCTGGCTTGCACCACACCCTGCCCCACTCTTTCTCCACACAACTTTTTTTCTGCGACACCCTGTTACATGTTTCATTTGCATCATATTAAACTTTAGtcactgatgtgtgtttatAAACCTATTTCAAAGGATATTTTAGTTTCTTTCCACTCACTCGTATTGCCCTTCCAGCTgacatgttgaaaaaaaatgattgcttaaataataataatagcacaTCATGAGCTCAGTAGCTTGCAAAATGCAGTAATTCAGAGTGGAGAGGTTAAAAGTTCTCTCTGGGCTCCATTTCCTAAAAGATGCATCTGGTATAATTTCCCCTGAGATGGAGAAATCAATAACATACACAGGCACATACTATAAATCAATATGTCTGTTAAAAAATGGATATTAGCTCATTTGTTGCAGTTTGACAGACAGTCACTGAGGCCAGgatgtgtgtgtagaagcaaAACGATACCTTTTTACACCCGGTCGATGCGCCGCACCGTTCAGGGCTACACAATATCCCTCATCCTCATTCTTTTTAGTGTCCTGCACAGTCTGGTGCTGTGTGCTTGCACTGTTCAGTTCATCAGGAATGCATGTCTGTCTTTCACCTAGCATGTGATCAAGGTTTCGTGGGTCTTTTGTATGTGATTCATCGATTTCATCTTGCTCTCTTTTTGCATCCATTTAGAATTGTTCCCCCCCCTAAGAGCTACTCGAAAAGGTTTATTTAACAATCCTAATTACACAGTGATAAGCCTCAATCATTCGGTTTTGTACAGCACCTTCTTTACCTACTGTATGTTCCTGTAGCACTCTGTGGCCTTCAGGCTTACTTGTGATAGACTGGGGAGCTGAGAGAGAAGGGTCACTGCCAGGGTCAAGGTAAAGATGAGGTGGGCAGAGATTCCCCCTTAACCAAATCTgagtgcagccttcacagcagCCACCGCAGACAAATACAACAATTCtaactccctccctccctccctcctatGTTTCATTCATTGGGATCCACCAAGTGCAAAGGGCCTGGCCTCAGGACTTGATAGGCAGGGGGAGGGTCCCAACCCCAGGCAAGAATGCAAACATGATGCCTTGACCCCTTTagtgcacgcgcacacacacactcatgtctgTGGGGCAGATGCGGTGTAGTGTTGACTTTTTAGCCTCATATCCAAACTGTCCCTTCAGGAGAAGTATAGGAGTGAGATGGGTCCAGTTGAGAACAGGCTGATTACAGGCTCTAGCTCTTTCTGTAAGAAGTTTACATCCAGAGAGCAGCCATTACCTTATCACCTTCATTTtgtcctctcctcatcatctctgtgtgcattctgcttcctgtccaggtGATCTTTCCTTAATGTCTGTCCTGTCTGACAGTTTAGTATCTGGACATTTCTATCACTTTTCTCCttagcactgtttttttttacacagctgCTTAAATGCACCTGATTTAAATCTAAAAAAGGCGAAGGTGCATTTAAGTAGCAAAAGTGCTAAGAGGCGATGCAGCTTCAAGATGTGATGCTAAAAgatgctctctgtctctcaccttGTCcctcaggagaaaaaaaaagtgcattcGCTACATCCAAGGTGAAGGCAGCTGTGCCAGTCCTCCCTCTACGGACGGAAGCTTACTCGactcccccccaccctccccctcctcagtggtcccctccccctcctcaaaAGAGTCCAAACCTCAGACTGAACAAATGCAACCTCTCTCACTGACTATGAAACCGGCCCACCAGCCACtccaccacccccacctcctgGCTGGGCCACAACCGCCATCTTTGGTTCAGCTGGAAAACTCTGCTTCAGCTAGCAAAACGCCCGGCGCCTCCTCCCACAACGGAGCTCTGGAGCACGGTGACGTCTCGTCCTCGCGGCAGCCGGGCTCCTCTGTGGCGTCCTCAATGGCCCGGCCATCGGCATCGCTGTGTCATTCCCACTCGCTCCTCCCCTCCACAGCCCCTCAGCCTCTGTCGCTAGTGACCAAGTCTATAGAATAGTCTACCctatttttctcctcttttttagctctgcacacacacctttctaGGCCCTCTCTCTGCTATATTTCACTTGCCGTCAGTTCTGTtctctttatgtttttgtgcCATAAGGCTTTGaaattttagtttttgttttattaaagttCATTGGTCAATATTTGACCCGTCATTatcaaaaaaatctaattattaTAAAGAAATGATACAATGAGCTGTAGTATAGCTTTGTGAATCTGCCAAAATTTTTATGAATTTTGTTTCGTCTTTTTTGTAGTGTTAAACAGtgcaaacagaaaaatgaatcTAGTTCAACTTCAAAATGTTTAAAAGATGGATATAAAAAGGTAGGCTAGATTATTCAATGAGCCCTTTTCTTTACAGAGTTGGTTCTCCTTCTTTATTTGTATTAAATACGAGCTTGCGAACCAATCATTTGACATCTGTTCAAACTCTAGGAGGGCATGAGGCTAAGCGGTGACACCTCTCTGAGGAACAACTTTAATTGTGATGTTACTTGTTCTTGTTTAAATGTACAGAATAACGGGGAGGGGGGGATTACTGTGTTAAATATGCATTCTTCCACTGCgttgtccttttttttgttgtttacctTTGGGGTGGAGTCAAGGAAGTTGGGTGGGGTTGATGGGAGGTTGGGTGGGAGGGTTGAGGGATTATTAAATTCAAAATGTCACAACGCTAGGACCAGTAGTATTTATTGCTTTAGAGATTGCTTGTTGTATCTTGTATGTGTctctttttgacttttttttcttaatacattgtacaaatattttttcttaagGTAAGCAACTATATGAATGATCCATTTTTACAAGGAGGTTTTAAAAAGGcaaatctttttgttttttctttccttgcTGAAAACCTGGATTCCACTCAGCGTACTGTGTAGATCTCATGAACAGAAGTATGCACAACTTCATTTCAAGAAATGCGTCTATAAGCCATtttacaaaaaagaagaaaagaaaacttgAAACAAGAGACAGTGGGTACCGTGTGTTCAGTAGTTGGAAAAGTGTCTGAAGCCCTTCttttttattgcacagtcaCATCTCTCAGACTGTAGATTCGTGTACAGATTTTCCGTGCCAAATTTTGTGATAATTTTCTCTGCCCCGCCCCTAACCATGCTGTAGGGATcgctcctcttttttttgttttgttgtcgtttgtttcgtttttttttttcatttcgaTACCATTCTTTGCTGTGACGTTACATAGATTGCTATGTATGTAGTATAAATGTTGCTATAACAAATGTGTTTGGTAGCAAATTGTCAAATATTAAAATTTAAACTTAATAAAAAGACGGACATCATACTGTATAAACCCACAAGGGCCAAATTATGTATATTAGGAGGTTcataaaaaaactattaaatacaaaaaaatacacaaactgcCACTTTTAAGTACACTACTACATATAGGTAGATAGAAAAAATAGGCATGTTGATGTTGcaagaggctgtaaaaaaaaagctacaagaGAATCATCCACTCGGTGCCATTGTAGTTGACATGACGCGACTGTAATCTGTCGATTTCTTCTCTGGTTTATTAAGATGCTAATGATAAATAGTTTGAATGTTTCCTTAACGGCTGTGATGTTCCTGTTCTATTTTATGCTCttatctttttgtttgtttgtttttttcctgttattttaaatggttctaaaaccatgtttttttgtaatgaaTAAATGTTTATGCTGTACAGTCTCTGTAGCATGCAGTTCTGTATTAATAAAAGCAACTTAGTATGTGCAcatctgtgttttccttttgtttggAAATCCACTGGTAGGTGCAATGACCTAAAAAGACTTTCAATTTCAAAATCTCATTGTAAACTTGGAAGATATTTATAACAAGGCTCAGGAAGTACAACAGCTACATAAACAGGTGTAACAACAAATATGACATGGGTGATCTTTATGAGATTATCCTCACCTTAAACACAGGAGTAAAGTAAAAGTTACATCTGATGAAGTAAAATTATATTCCAGATAAGCAGGCCAATCACACAGGTAGGAATAAATCTGGTGCATGTAAGAAAATCTGGCCGATTCTACCAGACCACACTTCACAGAATGTACCTTCACTGCAAGTATTTGGAGGCTACATATAACTACAGCACAACACTGTATACTTTAATTGTTTTGTTCCAACAAATGCTTCTTACAGCTGTAGCTGTAAACAGAGAGGATCTCACAAAGACTAAACAATGATATGCACAACTCTGAACAGCTGTAACACGTAGCCTATACTCCAGATGTGTCTTTGACCATGTTTCTGTTTACAACCAAAGATGCACTTTGTCGAAAAGACATAGTggccacatgtgtgtgtgcatacaaacgTGGAGTGCACAGAGCACCACAAACATAAGAGATGACTACAGAACCACACAGCCAAGCTGAGAAGAGCACTCGCTTCATGAGATGAAGCTCCTTTTCCCACATTGTCTACCCACACCTGTGCTCCATGTAACTGCACCTGTAAGGCTAAATTAATAATAAGGTTTAACTTGTCTTCCCCACAGAGGTATCTACTGTTCCCAAAGTCAAATTCAAGCACTTTCAAGGAACATTTTCTAGCATTTCCTGCACCTAACAGCAATGATAAATTATATTAAGAGATAGTATAGTGCCATAAACAACAAGAAGTGCTTTGCAATGTCACTGTCAGGAAACACGGTTCTGAAAAGGTTCCCTACTTTTaagacttaaaggtagggtaggagattttgaaaactcagtcagccagattttgaaagtaaacacacgcccctttctcttggagctcacctcgaagccacgcctccaataaCATggacgcattacctgaagacgagctgcagtctgtgactttggtcATCATGCACGTACTTCTCTGATGCGCatagagcaggaagagagtgacaaccagccaactatatgcgcaggtgcgcctcgtaggattggctgatgtttttagcgttttatagcttccacagatgattaatatacttcgttttaaagcgaaactgccgaactaattggttgctattggattgtaaagagaagttacactaatttaacaaagagtgcatcagaatgaaatctcctaccctacctttaatactgGTTGGTTACAATTTTTGCTGCACATTCCTGCTTTAAGTGTCAGATTAGCACTAACAAATGATTTCCTTGTCTGATGTGGATTAGAGGCCTCTGTGGATGATAGAGGGGCAACTCCACTGGCTGCTTCTACTACACTGCCACTCTCTACAAAGTTGCTGATGTGGACGTTCCTTAGTGTTTAGTGAAGTAATAATTGCTTGAAATAATCCAGTATGGCAGGACCCGGATTCAGACGTCTCCTCATTAGTTTTTGATGTTCAACAACACCAAAAATAGGagagaaatgttttaaaaaaatattatcaaTAATTAAGTAAGATGCTAAAAATGATACATGTCAACTAGatatgttgttgt from Parambassis ranga chromosome 19, fParRan2.1, whole genome shotgun sequence includes these protein-coding regions:
- the tcf7l2 gene encoding transcription factor 7-like 2 isoform X4 translates to MPQLNGGGGDDLGANDEMISFKDEGEQEEKISENSSAERDLADVKSSLVNESETNQNSSSDSEAERRPPPRSETFRDKTRESLEEAAKRQDGGLFKSPPYPGYPFIMIPDLTSPYLPNGSLSPTARTYLQMKWPLLDVQPGGLQSRQALKDARSPSPAHIVGPFCWEFPGQSDLSLHQFHLSNKVPVVQHPHHVHPLTPLITYSNEHFTPGNPPPHLQTDVDPKTGIPRPPHPPDISPYYPLSPGTVGQIPHPLGWLVPQQGQPVYPITTGGFRHPYPTALTVNASMSSLLSSRFPPHMVPPHHSLHTTGIPHPAIVTPNVKQESTHSDISSLNSSKQTDAKKEEEKKKQQVHIKKPLNAFMLYMKEMRAKVVAECTLKESAAINQILGRRWHALSREEQAKYYELARKERQLHMQLYPGWSARDNYGKRKKRKREKQQAESNEHREYFPNPCLSLPPITDLSAPKKCRARFGLDQQNNWCGPCRRKKKCIRYIQGEGSCASPPSTDGSLLDSPPPSPSSVVPSPSSKESKPQTEQMQPLSLTMKPAHQPLHHPHLLAGPQPPSLVQLENSASASKTPGASSHNGALEHGDVSSSRQPGSSVASSMARPSASLCHSHSLLPSTAPQPLSLVTKSIE
- the tcf7l2 gene encoding transcription factor 7-like 2 isoform X1, with protein sequence MPQLNGGGGDDLGANDEMISFKDEGEQEEKISENSSAERDLADVKSSLVNESETNQNSSSDSEAERRPPPRSETFRDKTRESLEEAAKRQDGGLFKSPPYPGYPFIMIPDLTSPYLPNGSLSPTARTYLQMKWPLLDVQPGGLQSRQALKDARSPSPAHIVGPFCWEFPGQSDLSLHQFHLSNKVPVVQHPHHVHPLTPLITYSNEHFTPGNPPPHLQTDVDPKTGIPRPPHPPDISPYYPLSPGTVGQIPHPLGWLVPQQGQPVYPITTGGFRHPYPTALTVNASMSSLLSSRFPPHMVPPHHSLHTTGIPHPAIVTPNVKQESTHSDISSLNSSKQTDAKKEEEKKKQQVHIKKPLNAFMLYMKEMRAKVVAECTLKESAAINQILGRRWHALSREEQAKYYELARKERQLHMQLYPGWSARDNYAANQQGKRKKRKREKQQAESNEHREYFPNPCLSLPPITDANTPKKCRALFGLDQLSLWCKPCRRKKKCIRYIQGEGSCASPPSTDGSLLDSPPPSPSSVVPSPSSKESKPQTEQMQPLSLTMKPAHQPLHHPHLLAGPQPPSLVQLENSASASKTPGASSHNGALEHGDVSSSRQPGSSVASSMARPSASLCHSHSLLPSTAPQPLSLVTKSIE
- the tcf7l2 gene encoding transcription factor 7-like 2 isoform X9; its protein translation is MPQLNGGGGDDLGANDEMISFKDEGEQEEKISENSSAERDLADVKSSLVNESETNQNSSSDSEAERRPPPRSETFRDKTRESLEEAAKRQDGGLFKSPPYPGYPFIMIPDLTSPYLPNGSLSPTARTYLQMKWPLLDVQPGGLQSRQALKDARSPSPAHIVSNKVPVVQHPHHVHPLTPLITYSNEHFTPGNPPPHLQTDVDPKTGIPRPPHPPDISPYYPLSPGTVGQIPHPLGWLVPQQGQPVYPITTGGFRHPYPTALTVNASMSSLLSSRFPPHMVPPHHSLHTTGIPHPAIVTPNVKQESTHSDISSLNSSKQTDAKKEEEKKKQQVHIKKPLNAFMLYMKEMRAKVVAECTLKESAAINQILGRRWHALSREEQAKYYELARKERQLHMQLYPGWSARDNYAANQQGKRKKRKREKQQAESNEHREYFPNPCLSLPPITDANTPKKCRALFGLDQLSLWCKPCRRKKKCIRYIQGEGSCASPPSTDGSLLDSPPPSPSSVVPSPSSKESKPQTEQMQPLSLTMKPAHQPLHHPHLLAGPQPPSLVQLENSASASKTPGASSHNGALEHGDVSSSRQPGSSVASSMARPSASLCHSHSLLPSTAPQPLSLVTKSIE
- the tcf7l2 gene encoding transcription factor 7-like 2 isoform X2; its protein translation is MPQLNGGGGDDLGANDEMISFKDEGEQEEKISENSSAERDLADVKSSLVNESETNQNSSSDSEAERRPPPRSETFRDKTRESLEEAAKRQDGGLFKSPPYPGYPFIMIPDLTSPYLPNGSLSPTARTYLQMKWPLLDVQPGGLQSRQALKDARSPSPAHIVGPFCWEFPGQSDLSLHQFHLSNKVPVVQHPHHVHPLTPLITYSNEHFTPGNPPPHLQTDVDPKTGIPRPPHPPDISPYYPLSPGTVGQIPHPLGWLVPQQGQPVYPITTGGFRHPYPTALTVNASMSSLLSSRFPPHMVPPHHSLHTTGIPHPAIVTPNVKQESTHSDISSLNSSKQTDAKKEEEKKKQQVHIKKPLNAFMLYMKEMRAKVVAECTLKESAAINQILGRRWHALSREEQAKYYELARKERQLHMQLYPGWSARDNYAANQQGKRKKRKREKQQAESNEHREYFPNPCLSLPPITDLSAPKKCRARFGLDQQNNWCGPCRRKKKCIRYIQGEGSCASPPSTDGSLLDSPPPSPSSVVPSPSSKESKPQTEQMQPLSLTMKPAHQPLHHPHLLAGPQPPSLVQLENSASASKTPGASSHNGALEHGDVSSSRQPGSSVASSMARPSASLCHSHSLLPSTAPQPLSLVTKSIE
- the tcf7l2 gene encoding transcription factor 7-like 2 isoform X10; the protein is MPQLNGGGGDDLGANDEMISFKDEGEQEEKISENSSAERDLADVKSSLVNESETNQNSSSDSEAERRPPPRSETFRDKTRESLEEAAKRQDGGLFKSPPYPGYPFIMIPDLTSPYLPNGSLSPTARTYLQMKWPLLDVQPGGLQSRQALKDARSPSPAHIVGPFCWEFPGQSDLSLHQFHLSNKVPVVQHPHHVHPLTPLITYSNEHFTPGNPPPHLQTDVDPKTGIPRPPHPPDISPYYPLSPGTVGQIPHPLGWLVPQQGQPVYPITTGGFRHPYPTALTVNASMSSLLSSRFPPHMVPPHHSLHTTGIPHPAIVTPNVKQESTHSDISSLNSSKQTDAKKEEEKKKQQVHIKKPLNAFMLYMKEMRAKVVAECTLKESAAINQILGRRWHALSREEQAKYYELARKERQLHMQLYPGWSARDNYGKRKKRKREKQQAESNDANTPKKCRALFGLDQLSLWCKPCRRKKKCIRYIQGEGSCASPPSTDGSLLDSPPPSPSSVVPSPSSKESKPQTEQMQPLSLTMKPAHQPLHHPHLLAGPQPPSLVQLENSASASKTPGASSHNGALEHGDVSSSRQPGSSVASSMARPSASLCHSHSLLPSTAPQPLSLVTKSIE
- the tcf7l2 gene encoding transcription factor 7-like 2 isoform X8, with amino-acid sequence MPQLNGGGGDDLGANDEMISFKDEGEQEEKISENSSAERDLADVKSSLVNESETNQNSSSDSEAERRPPPRSETFRDKTRESLEEAAKRQDGGLFKSPPYPGYPFIMIPDLTSPYLPNGSLSPTARTYLQMKWPLLDVQPGGLQSRQALKDARSPSPAHIVGPFCWEFPGQSDLSLHQFHLSNKVPVVQHPHHVHPLTPLITYSNEHFTPGNPPPHLQTDVDPKTGIPRPPHPPDISPYYPLSPGTVGQIPHPLGWLVPQQGQPVYPITTGGFRHPYPTALTVNASMSSLLSSRFPPHMVPPHHSLHTTGIPHPAIVTPNVKQESTHSDISSLNSSKQTDAKKEEEKKKQQVHIKKPLNAFMLYMKEMRAKVVAECTLKESAAINQILGRRWHALSREEQAKYYELARKERQLHMQLYPGWSARDNYAANQQGKRKKRKREKQQAESNDLSAPKKCRARFGLDQQNNWCGPCRRKKKCIRYIQGEGSCASPPSTDGSLLDSPPPSPSSVVPSPSSKESKPQTEQMQPLSLTMKPAHQPLHHPHLLAGPQPPSLVQLENSASASKTPGASSHNGALEHGDVSSSRQPGSSVASSMARPSASLCHSHSLLPSTAPQPLSLVTKSIE